A part of Rattus rattus isolate New Zealand chromosome 6, Rrattus_CSIRO_v1, whole genome shotgun sequence genomic DNA contains:
- the LOC116902683 gene encoding C-type lectin domain family 4 member A-like, producing the protein MGAHLLVIHSQEEQDFINGILDTRWGYFTGLSDQGQNQWQWIDQTPYNESVTFWHEDEPNNDYEKCVEINHHKDIGWGWNDIVCTSKHKSICQVKKIYL; encoded by the exons ATGGGTGCTCATCTGTTGGTGatccacagccaggaagagcAG gATTTCATCAACGGGATCCTGGACACTCGTTGGGGTTATTTTACAGGACTTTCAGATCAAGGCCAGAATCAATGGCAATGGATTGATCAGACACCATACAATGAGAGTGTCAC ATTCTGGCATGAAGATGAGCCCaacaatgactatgaaaaatGCGTTGAAATAAACCATCATAAGGATATTGGATGGGGCTGGAATGATATCGTTTGCACTAGTAAACATAAGTCAATTTGTCaggtaaagaaaatatacttATGA